A genomic window from Pagrus major chromosome 23, Pma_NU_1.0 includes:
- the stat3 gene encoding signal transducer and activator of transcription 3 isoform X2, which produces MAQWNQLQQLETRYLEQLYHLYSDSFPMELRQFLAPWIESQDWAYAANKESHATLVFHNLLGEIDQQYSRFLQENNVLYQHNLRRIKQHLQSKYLEKPMDIARIVARCLWEEQRLLQTATSAAQDGQAAHPTGTVVTEKQQILEHNLQDIRKRVQDMEQKMKMLENLQDDFDFNYKTLKSQGELSQDLNGNSQAAATRQKMAQLEQMLSALDQLRRQIVTEMGGLLTAMDYVQKNLTDEELADWKRRQQIACIGGPPNICLDRLETWITSLAESQLQIRQQIKKLEELQQKVSYKGDPIIQHRPALEEKIVDLFRNLMKSAFVVERQPCMPMHPDRPLVIKTGVQFTNKVRLLVKFPELNYQLKIKVCIDKESGDVAAIRGSRKFNILGTNTKVMNMEESNNGSLSAEFKHLTLREQRCGNGGRTNSDASLIVTEELHLITFETEVYHQGLKIDLETHSLPVVVISNICQMPNAWASILWYNMLTNHPKNVNFFTKPPVGTWDQVAEVLSWQFSSTTKRGLTIEQLTTLAEKLLGPCVNYSGCQITWAKFCKENMAGKGFSFWVWLDNIIDLVKKYILALWNEGYIMGFISKERERALLSPKPPGTFLLRFSESSKEGGITFTWVEKDISGKTQIQSVEPYTKQQLNSMSFADIIMGYKIMDATNILVSPLVYLYPEIPKEEAFGKYCRPEAAPEPEMGGDPTAIVPYLKTKFICVTPCPSVFMDLPDSDLLGNGFPGTNSGNTSDLFPMSPRTLDSLMHNTEPETNPGHLDSLTLDMDVASPM; this is translated from the exons ATGGCCCAGTGGAACCAGTTACAGCAGCTGGAGACCAGGTATCTGGAGCAACTCTACCACTTGTACAGTGACAGCTTCCCCATGGAACTACGGCAGTTCCTCGCCCCCTGGATCGAGAGTCAGGACTG GGCTTACGCTGCCAATAAGGAGTCACACGCCACACTGGTGTTCCACAACCTCTTGGGGGAAATAGACCAGCAGTATAGCCGTTTCCTGCAGGAGAACAATGTACTCTACCAGCACAACTTGCGAAGGATCAAACAGCATCTGCAGAGCAAGTACTTGGAGAAGCCGATGGATATTGCCCGCATTGTTGCCCGTTGTCTGTGGGAGGAGCAAAGACTGCTGCAGACCGCCACCTCTGCTGCACAG GATGGCCAGGCAGCCCATCCAACTGGGACAGTAGTGACAGAGAAGCAGCAGATACTGGAGCACAACCTTCAAGACATCAGGAAGCGCGTGCAG gatatggaacagaaaatgaaaatgcttgAGAACTTGCAAGATGACTTTGACTTCAATTACAAGACATTGAAAAGCCAAGGAg AGTTGTCCCAGGACCTTAATGGGAATAGTCAAGCAGCTGCTACCAGACAGAAGATGGCTCAGCTTGAGCAGATGCTGAGTGCCCTGGACCAGCTCAGGAGG CAAATCGTGACAGAGATGGGAGGTTTGCTGACCGCCATGGATTATGTACAGAAAAACTTGACAGATGAAGAACTTGCAGACTGGAAGAGAAGGCAGCAAATTGCCTGTATTGGAGGACCTCCTAACATCTGCCTGGACCGCCTCGAAACATG GATCACATCCTTGGCTGAGTCTCAGCTCCAGATTCGTCAGCAGATCAAGAAGCTGGAGGAGCTTCAGCAGAAGGTGTCCTACAAAGGAGACCCCATCATCCAGCACCGGCCTGCCCTGGAGGAGAAGATCGTGGACTTGTTCAGAAACCTGATGAAGAG TGCCTTTGTGGTGGAAAGGCAGCCTTGTATGCCCATGCATCCAGACAGACCTCTGGTCATCAAAACAGGAGTGCAGTTCACAAATAAAGTCAG GTTACTCGTTAAGTTCCCTGAACTCAATTACCAACTGAAAATTAAAGTTTGCATTGACAa ggaaTCTGGAGATGTGGCGGCCATTCGAGG gtcACGAAAGTTTAACATCCTTGGCACCAACACAAAAGTTATGAACATGGAGGAGTCCAACAATGGCAGCCTGTCAGCAGAGTTtaaacacttg ACCCTGAGAGAACAGAGGTGTGGCAATGGTGGCCGGACCAATAGCGAT GCCTCCCTGATTGTCACAGAGGAGCTCCATCTTATCACTTTTGAGACAGAAGTCTACCACCAAGGCCTGAAGATTGATCTGGAG ACTCATTCCCTGCCTGTGGTAGTCATTTCAAACATCTGCCAGATGCCTAACGCCTGGGCCTCCATTCTGTGGTACAACATGCTCACTAACCACCCAAAG AATGTGAACTTCTTCACCAAGCCTCCAGTGGGGACCTGGGACCAGGTGGCTGAGGTGCTAAGCTGGCAGTTTTCCTCTACCACCAAGAGAGGCCTGACCATTGAACAGCTCACCACACTTGCTGAGAAATTACTAG GGCCTTGTGTCAACTACTCTGGCTGTCAGATCACTTGGGCCAAGTTCTGTAAG GAAAACATGGCTGGCAAAGGCTTCTCCTTCTGGGTGTGGCTGGACAACATTATTGACCTGGTGAAGAAGTATATCCTGGCACTGTGGAATGAAGG GTATATCATGGGCTTTATCAgtaaggagagggagagggccCTTCTTAGTCCAAAACCTCCTGGCACTTTCCTGCTGCGCTTCAGTGAGAGCAGCAAGGAGGGGGGAATTACATTTACATGGGTAGAGAAAGACATCAGTG GAAAGACCCAGATCCAGTCAGTCGAGCCCTACACCAAGCAGCAGCTCAACAGCATGTCTTTTGCTGACATCATTATGGGCTACAAGATTATGGATGCCACCAACATCCTGGTTTCACCTCTTGTGTACCTTTACCCTGAAATCCCCAAAGAGGAAGCTTTTGGGAAATACTGCAGACCAGAGGCAGCTCCTGAACCAGAGATGGGAGGAGACCCTACAG CTATTGTGCCGTACTTGAAGACAAAGTTCATCTGTGTTACCCC GTGTCCCTCCGTGTTCATGGACTTGCCGGACAGTGATCTGCTTGGGAACGGATTCCCAGG cacaaacTCTGGAAACACCAGTGACCTGTTCCCCATGTCGCCTCGCACCCTCGACTCCCTGATGCACAATACTGAACCTGAAACTAATCCAGGACATTTGG ATTCACTCACTTTGGACATGGATGTAGCATCACCTATGTGA
- the stat3 gene encoding signal transducer and activator of transcription 3 isoform X4, with product MAQWNQLQQLETRYLEQLYHLYSDSFPMELRQFLAPWIESQDWAYAANKESHATLVFHNLLGEIDQQYSRFLQENNVLYQHNLRRIKQHLQSKYLEKPMDIARIVARCLWEEQRLLQTATSAAQDGQAAHPTGTVVTEKQQILEHNLQDIRKRVQDMEQKMKMLENLQDDFDFNYKTLKSQGELSQDLNGNSQAAATRQKMAQLEQMLSALDQLRRQIVTEMGGLLTAMDYVQKNLTDEELADWKRRQQIACIGGPPNICLDRLETWITSLAESQLQIRQQIKKLEELQQKVSYKGDPIIQHRPALEEKIVDLFRNLMKSAFVVERQPCMPMHPDRPLVIKTGVQFTNKVRLLVKFPELNYQLKIKVCIDKESGDVAAIRGSRKFNILGTNTKVMNMEESNNGSLSAEFKHLTLREQRCGNGGRTNSDASLIVTEELHLITFETEVYHQGLKIDLETHSLPVVVISNICQMPNAWASILWYNMLTNHPKNVNFFTKPPVGTWDQVAEVLSWQFSSTTKRGLTIEQLTTLAEKLLGPCVNYSGCQITWAKFCKENMAGKGFSFWVWLDNIIDLVKKYILALWNEGYIMGFISKERERALLSPKPPGTFLLRFSESSKEGGITFTWVEKDISGKTQIQSVEPYTKQQLNSMSFADIIMGYKIMDATNILVSPLVYLYPEIPKEEAFGKYCRPEAAPEPEMGGDPTAIVPYLKTKFICVTPTNSGNTSDLFPMSPRTLDSLMHNTEPETNPGHLDSLTLDMDVASPM from the exons ATGGCCCAGTGGAACCAGTTACAGCAGCTGGAGACCAGGTATCTGGAGCAACTCTACCACTTGTACAGTGACAGCTTCCCCATGGAACTACGGCAGTTCCTCGCCCCCTGGATCGAGAGTCAGGACTG GGCTTACGCTGCCAATAAGGAGTCACACGCCACACTGGTGTTCCACAACCTCTTGGGGGAAATAGACCAGCAGTATAGCCGTTTCCTGCAGGAGAACAATGTACTCTACCAGCACAACTTGCGAAGGATCAAACAGCATCTGCAGAGCAAGTACTTGGAGAAGCCGATGGATATTGCCCGCATTGTTGCCCGTTGTCTGTGGGAGGAGCAAAGACTGCTGCAGACCGCCACCTCTGCTGCACAG GATGGCCAGGCAGCCCATCCAACTGGGACAGTAGTGACAGAGAAGCAGCAGATACTGGAGCACAACCTTCAAGACATCAGGAAGCGCGTGCAG gatatggaacagaaaatgaaaatgcttgAGAACTTGCAAGATGACTTTGACTTCAATTACAAGACATTGAAAAGCCAAGGAg AGTTGTCCCAGGACCTTAATGGGAATAGTCAAGCAGCTGCTACCAGACAGAAGATGGCTCAGCTTGAGCAGATGCTGAGTGCCCTGGACCAGCTCAGGAGG CAAATCGTGACAGAGATGGGAGGTTTGCTGACCGCCATGGATTATGTACAGAAAAACTTGACAGATGAAGAACTTGCAGACTGGAAGAGAAGGCAGCAAATTGCCTGTATTGGAGGACCTCCTAACATCTGCCTGGACCGCCTCGAAACATG GATCACATCCTTGGCTGAGTCTCAGCTCCAGATTCGTCAGCAGATCAAGAAGCTGGAGGAGCTTCAGCAGAAGGTGTCCTACAAAGGAGACCCCATCATCCAGCACCGGCCTGCCCTGGAGGAGAAGATCGTGGACTTGTTCAGAAACCTGATGAAGAG TGCCTTTGTGGTGGAAAGGCAGCCTTGTATGCCCATGCATCCAGACAGACCTCTGGTCATCAAAACAGGAGTGCAGTTCACAAATAAAGTCAG GTTACTCGTTAAGTTCCCTGAACTCAATTACCAACTGAAAATTAAAGTTTGCATTGACAa ggaaTCTGGAGATGTGGCGGCCATTCGAGG gtcACGAAAGTTTAACATCCTTGGCACCAACACAAAAGTTATGAACATGGAGGAGTCCAACAATGGCAGCCTGTCAGCAGAGTTtaaacacttg ACCCTGAGAGAACAGAGGTGTGGCAATGGTGGCCGGACCAATAGCGAT GCCTCCCTGATTGTCACAGAGGAGCTCCATCTTATCACTTTTGAGACAGAAGTCTACCACCAAGGCCTGAAGATTGATCTGGAG ACTCATTCCCTGCCTGTGGTAGTCATTTCAAACATCTGCCAGATGCCTAACGCCTGGGCCTCCATTCTGTGGTACAACATGCTCACTAACCACCCAAAG AATGTGAACTTCTTCACCAAGCCTCCAGTGGGGACCTGGGACCAGGTGGCTGAGGTGCTAAGCTGGCAGTTTTCCTCTACCACCAAGAGAGGCCTGACCATTGAACAGCTCACCACACTTGCTGAGAAATTACTAG GGCCTTGTGTCAACTACTCTGGCTGTCAGATCACTTGGGCCAAGTTCTGTAAG GAAAACATGGCTGGCAAAGGCTTCTCCTTCTGGGTGTGGCTGGACAACATTATTGACCTGGTGAAGAAGTATATCCTGGCACTGTGGAATGAAGG GTATATCATGGGCTTTATCAgtaaggagagggagagggccCTTCTTAGTCCAAAACCTCCTGGCACTTTCCTGCTGCGCTTCAGTGAGAGCAGCAAGGAGGGGGGAATTACATTTACATGGGTAGAGAAAGACATCAGTG GAAAGACCCAGATCCAGTCAGTCGAGCCCTACACCAAGCAGCAGCTCAACAGCATGTCTTTTGCTGACATCATTATGGGCTACAAGATTATGGATGCCACCAACATCCTGGTTTCACCTCTTGTGTACCTTTACCCTGAAATCCCCAAAGAGGAAGCTTTTGGGAAATACTGCAGACCAGAGGCAGCTCCTGAACCAGAGATGGGAGGAGACCCTACAG CTATTGTGCCGTACTTGAAGACAAAGTTCATCTGTGTTACCCC cacaaacTCTGGAAACACCAGTGACCTGTTCCCCATGTCGCCTCGCACCCTCGACTCCCTGATGCACAATACTGAACCTGAAACTAATCCAGGACATTTGG ATTCACTCACTTTGGACATGGATGTAGCATCACCTATGTGA
- the stat3 gene encoding signal transducer and activator of transcription 3 isoform X3 — translation MAQWNQLQQLETRYLEQLYHLYSDSFPMELRQFLAPWIESQDWAYAANKESHATLVFHNLLGEIDQQYSRFLQENNVLYQHNLRRIKQHLQSKYLEKPMDIARIVARCLWEEQRLLQTATSAAQDGQAAHPTGTVVTEKQQILEHNLQDIRKRVQDMEQKMKMLENLQDDFDFNYKTLKSQGELSQDLNGNSQAAATRQKMAQLEQMLSALDQLRRQIVTEMGGLLTAMDYVQKNLTDEELADWKRRQQIACIGGPPNICLDRLETWITSLAESQLQIRQQIKKLEELQQKVSYKGDPIIQHRPALEEKIVDLFRNLMKSAFVVERQPCMPMHPDRPLVIKTGVQFTNKVRLLVKFPELNYQLKIKVCIDKESGDVAAIRGSRKFNILGTNTKVMNMEESNNGSLSAEFKHLTLREQRCGNGGRTNSDASLIVTEELHLITFETEVYHQGLKIDLETHSLPVVVISNICQMPNAWASILWYNMLTNHPKNVNFFTKPPVGTWDQVAEVLSWQFSSTTKRGLTIEQLTTLAEKLLGPCVNYSGCQITWAKFCKENMAGKGFSFWVWLDNIIDLVKKYILALWNEGYIMGFISKERERALLSPKPPGTFLLRFSESSKEGGITFTWVEKDISGKTQIQSVEPYTKQQLNSMSFADIIMGYKIMDATNILVSPLVYLYPEIPKEEAFGKYCRPEAAPEPEMGGDPTGTIVPYLKTKFICVTPTNSGNTSDLFPMSPRTLDSLMHNTEPETNPGHLDSLTLDMDVASPM, via the exons ATGGCCCAGTGGAACCAGTTACAGCAGCTGGAGACCAGGTATCTGGAGCAACTCTACCACTTGTACAGTGACAGCTTCCCCATGGAACTACGGCAGTTCCTCGCCCCCTGGATCGAGAGTCAGGACTG GGCTTACGCTGCCAATAAGGAGTCACACGCCACACTGGTGTTCCACAACCTCTTGGGGGAAATAGACCAGCAGTATAGCCGTTTCCTGCAGGAGAACAATGTACTCTACCAGCACAACTTGCGAAGGATCAAACAGCATCTGCAGAGCAAGTACTTGGAGAAGCCGATGGATATTGCCCGCATTGTTGCCCGTTGTCTGTGGGAGGAGCAAAGACTGCTGCAGACCGCCACCTCTGCTGCACAG GATGGCCAGGCAGCCCATCCAACTGGGACAGTAGTGACAGAGAAGCAGCAGATACTGGAGCACAACCTTCAAGACATCAGGAAGCGCGTGCAG gatatggaacagaaaatgaaaatgcttgAGAACTTGCAAGATGACTTTGACTTCAATTACAAGACATTGAAAAGCCAAGGAg AGTTGTCCCAGGACCTTAATGGGAATAGTCAAGCAGCTGCTACCAGACAGAAGATGGCTCAGCTTGAGCAGATGCTGAGTGCCCTGGACCAGCTCAGGAGG CAAATCGTGACAGAGATGGGAGGTTTGCTGACCGCCATGGATTATGTACAGAAAAACTTGACAGATGAAGAACTTGCAGACTGGAAGAGAAGGCAGCAAATTGCCTGTATTGGAGGACCTCCTAACATCTGCCTGGACCGCCTCGAAACATG GATCACATCCTTGGCTGAGTCTCAGCTCCAGATTCGTCAGCAGATCAAGAAGCTGGAGGAGCTTCAGCAGAAGGTGTCCTACAAAGGAGACCCCATCATCCAGCACCGGCCTGCCCTGGAGGAGAAGATCGTGGACTTGTTCAGAAACCTGATGAAGAG TGCCTTTGTGGTGGAAAGGCAGCCTTGTATGCCCATGCATCCAGACAGACCTCTGGTCATCAAAACAGGAGTGCAGTTCACAAATAAAGTCAG GTTACTCGTTAAGTTCCCTGAACTCAATTACCAACTGAAAATTAAAGTTTGCATTGACAa ggaaTCTGGAGATGTGGCGGCCATTCGAGG gtcACGAAAGTTTAACATCCTTGGCACCAACACAAAAGTTATGAACATGGAGGAGTCCAACAATGGCAGCCTGTCAGCAGAGTTtaaacacttg ACCCTGAGAGAACAGAGGTGTGGCAATGGTGGCCGGACCAATAGCGAT GCCTCCCTGATTGTCACAGAGGAGCTCCATCTTATCACTTTTGAGACAGAAGTCTACCACCAAGGCCTGAAGATTGATCTGGAG ACTCATTCCCTGCCTGTGGTAGTCATTTCAAACATCTGCCAGATGCCTAACGCCTGGGCCTCCATTCTGTGGTACAACATGCTCACTAACCACCCAAAG AATGTGAACTTCTTCACCAAGCCTCCAGTGGGGACCTGGGACCAGGTGGCTGAGGTGCTAAGCTGGCAGTTTTCCTCTACCACCAAGAGAGGCCTGACCATTGAACAGCTCACCACACTTGCTGAGAAATTACTAG GGCCTTGTGTCAACTACTCTGGCTGTCAGATCACTTGGGCCAAGTTCTGTAAG GAAAACATGGCTGGCAAAGGCTTCTCCTTCTGGGTGTGGCTGGACAACATTATTGACCTGGTGAAGAAGTATATCCTGGCACTGTGGAATGAAGG GTATATCATGGGCTTTATCAgtaaggagagggagagggccCTTCTTAGTCCAAAACCTCCTGGCACTTTCCTGCTGCGCTTCAGTGAGAGCAGCAAGGAGGGGGGAATTACATTTACATGGGTAGAGAAAGACATCAGTG GAAAGACCCAGATCCAGTCAGTCGAGCCCTACACCAAGCAGCAGCTCAACAGCATGTCTTTTGCTGACATCATTATGGGCTACAAGATTATGGATGCCACCAACATCCTGGTTTCACCTCTTGTGTACCTTTACCCTGAAATCCCCAAAGAGGAAGCTTTTGGGAAATACTGCAGACCAGAGGCAGCTCCTGAACCAGAGATGGGAGGAGACCCTACAGGTA CTATTGTGCCGTACTTGAAGACAAAGTTCATCTGTGTTACCCC cacaaacTCTGGAAACACCAGTGACCTGTTCCCCATGTCGCCTCGCACCCTCGACTCCCTGATGCACAATACTGAACCTGAAACTAATCCAGGACATTTGG ATTCACTCACTTTGGACATGGATGTAGCATCACCTATGTGA
- the stat3 gene encoding signal transducer and activator of transcription 3 isoform X1, with the protein MAQWNQLQQLETRYLEQLYHLYSDSFPMELRQFLAPWIESQDWAYAANKESHATLVFHNLLGEIDQQYSRFLQENNVLYQHNLRRIKQHLQSKYLEKPMDIARIVARCLWEEQRLLQTATSAAQDGQAAHPTGTVVTEKQQILEHNLQDIRKRVQDMEQKMKMLENLQDDFDFNYKTLKSQGELSQDLNGNSQAAATRQKMAQLEQMLSALDQLRRQIVTEMGGLLTAMDYVQKNLTDEELADWKRRQQIACIGGPPNICLDRLETWITSLAESQLQIRQQIKKLEELQQKVSYKGDPIIQHRPALEEKIVDLFRNLMKSAFVVERQPCMPMHPDRPLVIKTGVQFTNKVRLLVKFPELNYQLKIKVCIDKESGDVAAIRGSRKFNILGTNTKVMNMEESNNGSLSAEFKHLTLREQRCGNGGRTNSDASLIVTEELHLITFETEVYHQGLKIDLETHSLPVVVISNICQMPNAWASILWYNMLTNHPKNVNFFTKPPVGTWDQVAEVLSWQFSSTTKRGLTIEQLTTLAEKLLGPCVNYSGCQITWAKFCKENMAGKGFSFWVWLDNIIDLVKKYILALWNEGYIMGFISKERERALLSPKPPGTFLLRFSESSKEGGITFTWVEKDISGKTQIQSVEPYTKQQLNSMSFADIIMGYKIMDATNILVSPLVYLYPEIPKEEAFGKYCRPEAAPEPEMGGDPTGTIVPYLKTKFICVTPCPSVFMDLPDSDLLGNGFPGTNSGNTSDLFPMSPRTLDSLMHNTEPETNPGHLDSLTLDMDVASPM; encoded by the exons ATGGCCCAGTGGAACCAGTTACAGCAGCTGGAGACCAGGTATCTGGAGCAACTCTACCACTTGTACAGTGACAGCTTCCCCATGGAACTACGGCAGTTCCTCGCCCCCTGGATCGAGAGTCAGGACTG GGCTTACGCTGCCAATAAGGAGTCACACGCCACACTGGTGTTCCACAACCTCTTGGGGGAAATAGACCAGCAGTATAGCCGTTTCCTGCAGGAGAACAATGTACTCTACCAGCACAACTTGCGAAGGATCAAACAGCATCTGCAGAGCAAGTACTTGGAGAAGCCGATGGATATTGCCCGCATTGTTGCCCGTTGTCTGTGGGAGGAGCAAAGACTGCTGCAGACCGCCACCTCTGCTGCACAG GATGGCCAGGCAGCCCATCCAACTGGGACAGTAGTGACAGAGAAGCAGCAGATACTGGAGCACAACCTTCAAGACATCAGGAAGCGCGTGCAG gatatggaacagaaaatgaaaatgcttgAGAACTTGCAAGATGACTTTGACTTCAATTACAAGACATTGAAAAGCCAAGGAg AGTTGTCCCAGGACCTTAATGGGAATAGTCAAGCAGCTGCTACCAGACAGAAGATGGCTCAGCTTGAGCAGATGCTGAGTGCCCTGGACCAGCTCAGGAGG CAAATCGTGACAGAGATGGGAGGTTTGCTGACCGCCATGGATTATGTACAGAAAAACTTGACAGATGAAGAACTTGCAGACTGGAAGAGAAGGCAGCAAATTGCCTGTATTGGAGGACCTCCTAACATCTGCCTGGACCGCCTCGAAACATG GATCACATCCTTGGCTGAGTCTCAGCTCCAGATTCGTCAGCAGATCAAGAAGCTGGAGGAGCTTCAGCAGAAGGTGTCCTACAAAGGAGACCCCATCATCCAGCACCGGCCTGCCCTGGAGGAGAAGATCGTGGACTTGTTCAGAAACCTGATGAAGAG TGCCTTTGTGGTGGAAAGGCAGCCTTGTATGCCCATGCATCCAGACAGACCTCTGGTCATCAAAACAGGAGTGCAGTTCACAAATAAAGTCAG GTTACTCGTTAAGTTCCCTGAACTCAATTACCAACTGAAAATTAAAGTTTGCATTGACAa ggaaTCTGGAGATGTGGCGGCCATTCGAGG gtcACGAAAGTTTAACATCCTTGGCACCAACACAAAAGTTATGAACATGGAGGAGTCCAACAATGGCAGCCTGTCAGCAGAGTTtaaacacttg ACCCTGAGAGAACAGAGGTGTGGCAATGGTGGCCGGACCAATAGCGAT GCCTCCCTGATTGTCACAGAGGAGCTCCATCTTATCACTTTTGAGACAGAAGTCTACCACCAAGGCCTGAAGATTGATCTGGAG ACTCATTCCCTGCCTGTGGTAGTCATTTCAAACATCTGCCAGATGCCTAACGCCTGGGCCTCCATTCTGTGGTACAACATGCTCACTAACCACCCAAAG AATGTGAACTTCTTCACCAAGCCTCCAGTGGGGACCTGGGACCAGGTGGCTGAGGTGCTAAGCTGGCAGTTTTCCTCTACCACCAAGAGAGGCCTGACCATTGAACAGCTCACCACACTTGCTGAGAAATTACTAG GGCCTTGTGTCAACTACTCTGGCTGTCAGATCACTTGGGCCAAGTTCTGTAAG GAAAACATGGCTGGCAAAGGCTTCTCCTTCTGGGTGTGGCTGGACAACATTATTGACCTGGTGAAGAAGTATATCCTGGCACTGTGGAATGAAGG GTATATCATGGGCTTTATCAgtaaggagagggagagggccCTTCTTAGTCCAAAACCTCCTGGCACTTTCCTGCTGCGCTTCAGTGAGAGCAGCAAGGAGGGGGGAATTACATTTACATGGGTAGAGAAAGACATCAGTG GAAAGACCCAGATCCAGTCAGTCGAGCCCTACACCAAGCAGCAGCTCAACAGCATGTCTTTTGCTGACATCATTATGGGCTACAAGATTATGGATGCCACCAACATCCTGGTTTCACCTCTTGTGTACCTTTACCCTGAAATCCCCAAAGAGGAAGCTTTTGGGAAATACTGCAGACCAGAGGCAGCTCCTGAACCAGAGATGGGAGGAGACCCTACAGGTA CTATTGTGCCGTACTTGAAGACAAAGTTCATCTGTGTTACCCC GTGTCCCTCCGTGTTCATGGACTTGCCGGACAGTGATCTGCTTGGGAACGGATTCCCAGG cacaaacTCTGGAAACACCAGTGACCTGTTCCCCATGTCGCCTCGCACCCTCGACTCCCTGATGCACAATACTGAACCTGAAACTAATCCAGGACATTTGG ATTCACTCACTTTGGACATGGATGTAGCATCACCTATGTGA